Proteins encoded within one genomic window of Fibrobacter sp.:
- a CDS encoding DUF4832 domain-containing protein, with protein sequence MFVSRKTFGALTVAALAVATSALATSAVVQPLDYTDQLQSFYNPDRGFYRPQVIHFRPETIEVEPYYKNRLMHLRAEISAFSSNAVWDESDPNAHGTTQDLTEAMLNSFRAYLDKIRATNSTVIVRFSYDPWYNGKGNMEPPQEWILKHVKQLSAVFNEYKDVITFVEQGMYGPFGEQHTSAISNPLYVGEGLATLLQNTDDDVDVGPRNPSVLARGLGFSPTTEVNAAGDTTAWNYNVSFNVNHPYFKMKADSLGKDIYRAGFYNDCYVGTEYDYGTWGGNCNSSVCREEGVAFMENYAHHVPYGGEACSPPSGYAKINTAKFISYEAFRTHTSYLNYEHTWALTKPDGGEWRLEEFHPRDTIDKAYESYTDGNGVLQNSAFKYIDDHLGYRYVLRRSSMMDSLGPGSLLQLDMKIQNVGFGNMTKKRPVTVVLRSVTESAGDTVYGAPLELKQTGNFDPQDILCRKVVLKSAFDANGNIADYSNVQSETVSDGINDVKVAAQLPDSLAEGKYAVYLRISQYGNWPADSNYSVVRFANDSAYYDKETGANLVGSFVLSKKAPVVTAIPASKNAKGGKTIRLENHGQTLTVQNARRVEIFDLMGHRLMAQDFQGTTTISLKNLPRTSLIIRTR encoded by the coding sequence ATGTTCGTTTCAAGAAAGACTTTCGGGGCGTTGACCGTCGCAGCCCTTGCCGTGGCTACTTCCGCCCTTGCGACAAGTGCCGTAGTGCAGCCGCTAGACTACACCGACCAACTGCAAAGTTTCTACAATCCGGACCGGGGCTTTTACAGGCCCCAGGTAATTCACTTTCGGCCCGAAACTATCGAAGTGGAGCCATACTACAAGAACCGCCTCATGCACCTGCGGGCGGAAATTTCCGCTTTCTCCAGCAACGCCGTCTGGGATGAAAGTGACCCGAATGCCCACGGCACCACCCAGGACCTGACCGAGGCCATGCTGAATTCTTTCCGCGCCTACCTGGATAAGATCCGTGCCACAAACTCCACCGTCATTGTCCGCTTTTCCTACGACCCCTGGTACAACGGCAAGGGCAACATGGAGCCGCCCCAGGAATGGATCCTGAAACACGTCAAGCAACTGAGCGCCGTTTTCAACGAATACAAAGACGTGATTACCTTCGTGGAGCAGGGCATGTACGGCCCCTTCGGAGAACAGCACACCAGCGCCATCAGCAACCCGCTTTATGTAGGCGAAGGTCTTGCCACCCTCCTGCAGAATACCGACGACGATGTAGATGTAGGTCCGAGAAACCCTAGCGTTCTCGCCCGCGGGCTCGGTTTTAGCCCGACAACAGAAGTCAACGCCGCAGGCGACACCACCGCCTGGAACTACAACGTCTCCTTCAATGTAAATCACCCCTATTTCAAGATGAAGGCAGACTCCCTGGGCAAGGACATCTACCGGGCGGGATTCTACAACGACTGCTACGTAGGAACCGAATACGACTACGGCACCTGGGGCGGCAACTGCAACAGCAGCGTCTGTCGCGAAGAAGGGGTGGCGTTTATGGAGAACTACGCCCATCACGTTCCCTACGGCGGCGAGGCCTGCTCCCCTCCCAGCGGCTATGCTAAAATAAACACCGCAAAATTCATTTCTTACGAAGCTTTCCGCACCCACACTTCTTACCTGAACTACGAACATACCTGGGCCCTGACAAAACCCGACGGTGGAGAATGGCGGCTAGAGGAATTCCACCCGCGGGACACCATCGACAAGGCCTACGAATCCTACACCGACGGAAACGGCGTATTGCAGAATTCCGCCTTCAAGTACATCGACGACCATCTGGGCTACCGCTACGTGCTGCGTCGTTCCTCCATGATGGATTCCCTGGGGCCAGGCAGCCTGCTCCAGCTGGACATGAAAATCCAGAACGTGGGCTTTGGCAACATGACCAAGAAACGCCCCGTCACCGTCGTGCTCAGGAGCGTCACCGAATCCGCAGGCGACACCGTCTATGGCGCGCCGCTGGAACTTAAGCAGACCGGGAACTTCGACCCGCAAGACATTCTCTGCCGAAAGGTTGTGCTGAAGTCGGCGTTTGATGCCAACGGGAACATCGCCGACTACAGCAACGTGCAGTCCGAAACTGTCTCCGACGGCATCAATGACGTGAAGGTGGCGGCCCAGCTCCCCGATTCGCTCGCCGAAGGAAAGTATGCCGTCTATCTGAGAATTTCCCAGTACGGGAACTGGCCCGCCGACTCTAACTACTCCGTAGTCCGCTTCGCCAACGACTCCGCCTACTACGACAAGGAGACTGGCGCTAACCTGGTAGGCAGTTTCGTGCTGAGCAAGAAGGCTCCTGTAGTTACGGCAATCCCGGCATCAAAAAATGCAAAAGGCGGCAAGACTATCCGCCTGGAAAATCACGGCCAGACCCTTACGGTCCAGAACGCCCGTCGTGTGGAGATTTTCGACCTGATGGGACATAGGCTTATGGCACAGGATTTTCAGGGAACGACAACCATTTCCCTGAAAAACTTGCCAAGGACCTCGCTAATTATCAGGACACGCTAG
- a CDS encoding WYL domain-containing protein, which produces MAEQTRGERMIRIFAYLMAHYNNHYSVADIMNRLEIPEGDLRSVQRDMQALADIDGGYIRRIVDSGKTEYQVALERAEKLVFPEFGDTLLHFMFLQRIANIYPATASLIEDLTGRIMQDLPAREQATLASYAKELNGRILFTGTPPDVDENVGKNLPIILDAIRKKQKVQIAYTDNWGNFSDKPRVPLMVAIHQGEIYVGCVSQRFPGKTYALKLRRIKSVKPLREQFVEDPKVVEILRRRIRSGTLLSGDQDQPCEKVVIYFPGYAKNFLQERPYHPSMKIKELPCGDLHVTMNVAVNGLLKQWVMYFGPIAEVLKPAKLRQMVLDSAKELVGMYEGKGN; this is translated from the coding sequence ATGGCAGAACAGACCCGCGGCGAACGCATGATACGCATCTTCGCTTACCTGATGGCGCACTACAACAACCACTACAGCGTAGCCGACATCATGAACCGCCTGGAAATACCCGAAGGCGACCTGAGGAGCGTCCAGCGCGACATGCAGGCGTTGGCGGACATTGACGGAGGCTACATCCGGCGCATCGTCGATAGCGGCAAGACCGAGTACCAGGTGGCTCTCGAACGGGCGGAAAAACTCGTGTTCCCGGAATTCGGCGATACCCTTTTGCACTTCATGTTCCTGCAACGCATCGCCAACATCTACCCCGCCACCGCAAGCCTCATCGAAGACCTTACCGGAAGGATTATGCAAGACCTGCCCGCACGAGAACAGGCCACCCTAGCAAGTTACGCAAAGGAACTGAACGGGCGGATTCTCTTTACAGGCACACCGCCCGACGTTGACGAGAATGTAGGCAAGAACCTGCCCATAATCCTTGACGCCATCCGCAAAAAACAGAAAGTCCAAATCGCCTACACCGACAACTGGGGGAACTTTTCCGACAAGCCCCGCGTACCGTTGATGGTCGCCATCCACCAGGGAGAAATTTATGTAGGCTGCGTCTCACAAAGATTCCCCGGCAAGACATACGCCCTCAAGCTCCGGCGCATTAAGTCCGTAAAGCCCCTGCGCGAACAGTTCGTCGAAGACCCGAAGGTAGTCGAAATCCTCCGCAGGCGCATCCGCTCGGGCACGCTGCTTTCCGGCGACCAGGACCAGCCTTGCGAAAAGGTTGTCATCTACTTCCCCGGCTACGCCAAGAACTTCCTGCAAGAGCGGCCCTACCACCCCAGCATGAAAATCAAGGAACTACCATGCGGCGATTTGCACGTGACAATGAATGTCGCGGTCAACGGACTGCTCAAGCAATGGGTCATGTACTTCGGCCCGATTGCCGAGGTGCTAAAGCCCGCTAAGCTCCGCCAGATGGTCCTGGACAGCGCGAAGGAACTGGTAGGGATGTACGAGGGGAAAGGCAATTAG
- the dnaB gene encoding replicative DNA helicase has translation MSENVSDNRNFESRQVPNDLEAERFLLGGILRDPEVMGTVIMVVTEEDFFYYERHKLIWRGLSGLYRKGTPIDLLTLSTELESYGKLAEAGGREYLFDLMESVASSANVEWNLEHLKNKSTLRKMIKSASETIKKAMDPSFNPDDVIQDAERDIFAIADKQVKGAVKPIENFVSPLLERLNNRKDGITGIPTGIKELDDLTNGLQNSDLIILAARPGVGKTSFALTIAANAAIDYNKHVAFFSLEMDGMQLAQRLLCSRAEVDQSKLRNGKLNRDEMNKIIAKVAPINQSPLYVDDNADLGIMELMSKARQLKHRGQLDLLVVDYLQLMKTGNEENRAVAIGNISRGLKILAKELHIPVIALAQLSRKVEEKGRDRPQLSDLRESGSIEQDADMVWFVERAFVRTHKEEDKFSAELIVAKHRNGSVKDIPMTFIPEYTTFYNASPDGGDEGGDQPYSCDDYGGGSEPVGFGDFGP, from the coding sequence ATGTCTGAAAATGTAAGTGACAACAGGAATTTTGAGAGCCGCCAGGTGCCAAACGACCTGGAGGCGGAGCGCTTTTTGCTGGGCGGTATCCTCCGTGACCCGGAAGTCATGGGGACCGTCATCATGGTGGTTACCGAAGAGGACTTTTTCTACTACGAACGGCACAAGCTCATTTGGCGCGGCCTGAGCGGGCTGTACCGCAAGGGCACTCCCATTGACCTTCTGACCCTTTCGACGGAGCTGGAAAGCTACGGCAAGCTGGCCGAGGCAGGCGGCCGGGAATACCTTTTCGACCTGATGGAGTCGGTGGCCTCTTCGGCCAACGTGGAATGGAACTTGGAACACCTGAAAAACAAGTCCACCCTGAGGAAGATGATCAAGTCGGCCTCGGAGACCATCAAGAAGGCCATGGACCCCTCCTTCAACCCCGACGACGTGATCCAGGATGCGGAACGGGATATCTTTGCCATTGCCGACAAGCAGGTGAAGGGGGCAGTCAAGCCCATCGAGAATTTTGTTTCCCCCTTGCTGGAGCGGCTCAACAACCGCAAGGACGGCATTACGGGAATCCCCACCGGTATCAAGGAGCTGGACGACCTGACCAACGGCCTCCAGAATTCGGACCTGATCATCCTTGCCGCTCGCCCGGGTGTTGGAAAGACCTCTTTTGCCCTGACCATCGCGGCCAACGCCGCCATCGACTACAACAAGCACGTGGCCTTCTTTAGCCTGGAAATGGACGGCATGCAGCTGGCACAGCGTCTGCTTTGTTCCAGGGCCGAGGTGGACCAGTCCAAGCTCCGCAACGGCAAGCTGAACCGTGACGAGATGAACAAGATTATCGCGAAGGTGGCTCCCATCAACCAGTCCCCGCTGTATGTCGATGACAACGCCGACCTGGGCATCATGGAGCTCATGAGCAAGGCCCGCCAGCTCAAGCACAGGGGCCAGCTGGACCTGCTGGTGGTGGACTACCTGCAGCTGATGAAGACCGGCAACGAAGAGAACCGCGCGGTGGCTATCGGCAATATTTCCCGCGGGCTCAAGATTCTGGCCAAGGAGCTGCACATCCCGGTGATTGCCCTCGCCCAGCTGAGCCGAAAGGTAGAAGAGAAGGGCCGTGACCGGCCTCAGCTCAGTGACCTTCGTGAATCGGGCTCTATCGAACAGGATGCCGATATGGTCTGGTTCGTGGAACGTGCTTTTGTGCGGACCCACAAGGAAGAGGACAAGTTCAGTGCGGAACTGATTGTGGCCAAGCACCGTAACGGTTCGGTGAAGGACATCCCCATGACCTTTATACCGGAATACACCACCTTCTACAATGCTTCACCGGACGGTGGCGACGAGGGCGGCGACCAGCCGTACTCTTGCGACGATTACGGTGGCGGCTCTGAACCTGTTGGCTTTGGAGATTTCGGCCCATGA
- a CDS encoding AMP-binding protein gives MKLCRYPSVVPYFILVFCSIFVQMGLFVHFQRWLSFSFEGSAFWWRSMLLQFAIFVPSIFMMPAASYFAGHFRKGRVMAWSSVGMLASVIAVVVCYVAGAEWVAYGLLLLYGIFLSILSPAKLGIMKEMVAAEDLVKINSWYMVLSVLGTAGAAFFAMGLSGHENSPVSIDLTLWIYLGLSVVTTVSAFCIRVGESHDSLKMRSPVREFSATWSHPIVRLSILGLSAFWGVTQIFLILIQRMNDMLNTAVIPVSMFSATVGYVVGALSAGRASKGFVETGLIPFSAAVSAVTMFSLPFVNNDWLEAVLYGVIGWSAGSAYVILRTVIQGFTRPDTAGRIHAVANAIQMAFLALIMGGQTLLLIFTPVTIDHCFMILSVILALCFIMNLRQTPMTLLRAALRFAFAFVFRYRVKVIGVQNIPESGPLLLVGPHFSFIDWAVLQMSSPRPLRIASNRNTFADWYQRWFFHGNFLISINRRDPAPAMEQIHKALLNGEAVVIFPEGEVSKTPYVSKFSLDYSKAIEGTDAQIVPFYIQGLWGSRYSHASESVNRPQSFNRVISVGFSRPLPTDASEQKIRSDLQFLAADIWNMAMDHSESIVPLWFKAMEKRRFRPILIDPAGRHVNGFGMIRLCRYFGRKIRAVAKGERNVGFMIPTSRDAALGIISILGAGKTSVNLNYTAPVDTILGCMGKAELSTVVTTRAFFEKLCGKNPAFAQVAEKCRLIYLDEEEQKVSTLGRLLATLVILTCPAAILRRLWFSSAKLEDDAVILFSSGSEGTPKGVELTHKNVISNAQQCDYVVKLCRTDVMTALLPLFHSFGFTMTFMMPLLDGVPMVLCPDPTDIKTLARVCAQYKTTIMMGTPTFLRAIAINRWVHPMCLDSLRYIIAGAEKLRPEMRETFKLKFGKDIYEGYGCTELTPLATINAPNVLLDDFLTMEKCSDHSSIGLPPPGTVAAIINPETNEVLPQGEEGMLVVTGPQVMKGYLKDGEKTASVIIEKDGRRWYKTGDKCVLTDEGFVQILGRYSRFAKLGGEMISLTAVELRIAETKVLDGLEFAVTAVPDSVKGERIVLLVKGGDAEDISRRLRKSGIPPLMLPGSVFCVESVPKLGSGKWDFNGMKKLAQELVGK, from the coding sequence ATGAAGCTTTGCCGTTACCCTAGCGTGGTGCCCTATTTCATTTTGGTTTTTTGCAGTATTTTTGTGCAGATGGGGCTGTTCGTCCACTTTCAACGGTGGCTTTCGTTTTCCTTCGAGGGGTCGGCGTTCTGGTGGCGCAGCATGCTTTTGCAGTTCGCCATTTTTGTGCCCAGCATTTTCATGATGCCTGCGGCGAGTTACTTTGCGGGGCATTTCCGCAAGGGCCGCGTGATGGCCTGGTCGTCGGTGGGCATGCTGGCATCGGTGATTGCGGTGGTGGTGTGCTACGTGGCGGGGGCCGAGTGGGTGGCCTACGGCCTGTTGCTGCTTTACGGGATTTTCCTTTCGATTCTGAGCCCCGCCAAATTGGGTATCATGAAGGAGATGGTGGCGGCTGAGGACCTGGTGAAAATCAATTCCTGGTACATGGTGCTGTCGGTGCTGGGGACTGCGGGAGCGGCATTTTTTGCCATGGGGCTTTCGGGCCACGAGAATTCGCCGGTGAGTATCGATTTGACCCTCTGGATTTATCTCGGGCTTTCGGTGGTGACCACCGTTTCGGCGTTCTGCATTCGGGTGGGGGAGTCCCACGACTCCCTGAAAATGCGGTCCCCGGTGCGGGAATTTTCGGCCACCTGGAGCCACCCTATCGTGCGGCTTTCGATTCTCGGGCTTTCGGCGTTCTGGGGCGTGACCCAGATTTTCCTGATTCTTATCCAGCGCATGAACGACATGCTGAATACGGCGGTGATTCCCGTGTCCATGTTCAGCGCCACCGTGGGCTACGTGGTGGGCGCCCTGAGCGCCGGACGTGCGTCAAAGGGGTTCGTGGAGACCGGGCTGATTCCTTTTTCGGCGGCGGTATCTGCCGTGACTATGTTCTCGCTGCCCTTTGTGAATAACGACTGGCTTGAGGCTGTGCTTTACGGCGTGATCGGCTGGAGCGCGGGTTCTGCCTACGTGATTTTGCGGACGGTCATCCAGGGCTTTACCAGGCCCGATACGGCGGGCCGGATTCATGCGGTGGCGAACGCTATCCAGATGGCGTTTTTGGCCCTGATTATGGGCGGGCAGACCCTGCTTTTGATTTTTACGCCGGTGACCATCGACCATTGCTTCATGATTCTGTCGGTGATTCTCGCCCTGTGCTTTATCATGAATCTGCGGCAGACCCCCATGACGCTTTTGCGGGCGGCGCTCCGCTTTGCCTTTGCCTTCGTGTTCCGTTACCGGGTGAAGGTGATTGGCGTGCAGAACATTCCGGAATCGGGACCGCTTCTTTTGGTGGGCCCCCATTTCAGTTTTATCGACTGGGCGGTGCTGCAGATGTCTTCGCCTAGGCCGCTCCGCATTGCTAGTAACCGCAACACCTTTGCCGACTGGTACCAGCGCTGGTTCTTTCATGGAAATTTTCTGATTAGCATCAACCGCCGCGACCCGGCACCCGCCATGGAGCAAATCCACAAGGCCCTTTTGAACGGCGAGGCGGTAGTGATTTTCCCGGAAGGCGAAGTTTCCAAGACGCCCTATGTCTCGAAGTTTTCGCTGGACTATTCCAAGGCCATTGAAGGAACGGACGCGCAGATTGTGCCGTTCTACATACAGGGTCTGTGGGGGAGCCGTTATAGCCATGCCTCTGAAAGCGTGAACCGGCCGCAATCCTTTAACCGGGTGATTAGCGTGGGTTTTTCGAGGCCGCTCCCGACGGATGCCTCCGAGCAGAAAATCCGCAGCGACCTGCAGTTCTTGGCGGCGGACATCTGGAACATGGCCATGGACCATTCCGAAAGTATTGTGCCGCTCTGGTTCAAGGCTATGGAAAAACGTCGCTTCCGCCCGATTCTCATAGACCCTGCGGGCCGACATGTGAACGGCTTTGGCATGATTCGTCTGTGCCGTTACTTTGGTCGAAAGATTCGGGCTGTGGCGAAGGGCGAAAGGAACGTGGGGTTCATGATTCCCACCAGCCGCGATGCCGCCCTCGGGATTATTTCCATCTTGGGTGCGGGCAAGACGTCTGTCAACCTGAACTATACCGCCCCGGTGGATACCATTCTTGGCTGTATGGGAAAGGCGGAACTTTCTACCGTCGTCACCACTCGAGCGTTTTTCGAGAAACTGTGCGGCAAGAATCCGGCCTTTGCCCAGGTCGCCGAGAAGTGTCGCTTGATTTATTTGGACGAAGAGGAACAGAAGGTTTCGACTCTTGGCCGTCTGTTGGCGACGCTTGTCATTTTGACTTGCCCTGCGGCAATCCTTCGCAGGCTCTGGTTCAGTTCCGCCAAGCTGGAAGACGATGCTGTCATCTTGTTCAGTTCCGGTTCCGAAGGAACTCCGAAGGGAGTGGAACTGACCCACAAGAACGTGATTTCCAACGCCCAGCAGTGCGACTACGTGGTGAAACTCTGCCGTACAGACGTGATGACGGCGCTGCTCCCGCTGTTCCATTCCTTTGGCTTCACCATGACCTTCATGATGCCCTTGCTGGATGGCGTGCCTATGGTGCTTTGCCCGGACCCCACCGACATCAAGACTCTCGCCCGGGTTTGTGCCCAGTACAAGACGACCATTATGATGGGTACTCCCACATTCCTGCGGGCTATCGCCATCAACCGCTGGGTCCACCCCATGTGTCTGGATTCTCTCCGCTATATCATCGCTGGTGCCGAAAAGCTCCGCCCCGAAATGCGGGAAACCTTCAAACTCAAGTTCGGCAAGGACATTTACGAAGGTTACGGCTGCACGGAACTCACGCCCCTTGCTACTATTAATGCGCCCAATGTATTGCTGGATGACTTCTTGACCATGGAAAAGTGCAGCGACCACTCGAGCATCGGGCTTCCGCCTCCGGGAACCGTGGCCGCCATCATCAACCCCGAAACCAACGAGGTGTTGCCTCAGGGCGAAGAAGGCATGCTCGTGGTTACGGGCCCCCAGGTCATGAAGGGCTACCTGAAGGATGGCGAAAAGACTGCGTCCGTAATCATTGAAAAAGATGGCCGCCGTTGGTACAAGACCGGCGACAAGTGCGTGCTTACCGACGAAGGCTTTGTGCAGATTCTTGGGCGCTACAGCCGCTTTGCGAAACTGGGCGGCGAGATGATTTCGCTCACGGCGGTGGAACTCCGTATCGCCGAAACCAAGGTTCTCGATGGTCTTGAATTTGCCGTCACTGCGGTTCCCGATTCCGTGAAGGGCGAACGCATTGTGCTGCTGGTCAAGGGCGGCGACGCCGAAGATATTTCCCGCAGGCTCCGCAAGTCGGGAATTCCGCCCCTGATGCTGCCCGGTTCCGTTTTCTGCGTAGAGAGCGTGCCCAAGCTCGGGTCCGGCAAGTGGGATTTCAACGGTATGAAAAAGCTGGCCCAGGAACTGGTGGGAAAGTAG
- a CDS encoding ABC transporter ATP-binding protein has product MPNVKIDPNDIAIRLKGLRKSFGAQTVLEDVNLDIRRGETMVIIGKSGGGKSVILKHMIGLLQPDGGEVSVDGVTISTPKFFDTHTIRRKMGMLFQMGALFDSMTTGENIAFALREHHPELSERQIQNVVTEKLKMINLVPEFRTKMPSELSGGMKKRVALARAIALNPEILLYDEPTTGLDPITSDVINDLILDMQSKLGVTSVVVTHDMVSAFKVADRIAMLYNGRIIEVGTVDEIKNTANPYVHQFITGQRKMSVEGEPQE; this is encoded by the coding sequence ATGCCCAATGTAAAGATTGACCCGAACGATATTGCCATTCGCCTGAAGGGGCTTCGGAAGTCCTTTGGCGCTCAGACCGTCTTGGAAGACGTGAACTTGGATATTCGCCGTGGGGAGACCATGGTGATTATCGGTAAGTCCGGCGGTGGAAAGTCCGTGATCCTGAAGCACATGATTGGGCTTCTGCAGCCCGACGGTGGCGAGGTGTCGGTAGATGGCGTGACCATCAGTACGCCCAAGTTCTTTGACACCCATACCATCCGCCGCAAGATGGGCATGCTTTTCCAGATGGGAGCGCTGTTCGACTCCATGACCACCGGCGAGAACATCGCCTTTGCCCTGCGGGAACACCATCCGGAACTTTCCGAGAGGCAAATCCAGAACGTGGTTACCGAAAAGCTCAAGATGATCAACCTGGTGCCGGAATTTCGCACCAAGATGCCCTCGGAACTTTCGGGCGGTATGAAAAAGCGTGTGGCCCTTGCCCGTGCCATCGCCCTGAACCCTGAAATCCTTCTGTACGACGAACCCACCACCGGTCTGGACCCCATTACCAGCGACGTGATCAACGACCTGATTCTGGACATGCAGAGCAAGCTGGGCGTGACCTCTGTGGTGGTGACCCACGACATGGTGAGCGCCTTCAAGGTGGCGGACCGCATTGCCATGCTTTACAACGGTCGCATTATCGAGGTGGGGACGGTAGATGAAATCAAGAATACCGCGAACCCCTACGTGCACCAGTTCATTACGGGCCAGCGGAAAATGTCTGTGGAAGGGGAGCCGCAGGAATAG
- the cysS gene encoding cysteine--tRNA ligase — protein MALQFYNTASRKKEVFTLPEGVPAVRMYCCGPTVYHFAHIGNLRTYIFEDFLVRTLKYYGYKVNHIVNITDVGHLTSDADSGDDKMEKGAAREGKSVWDIAKFYTDAFMADWHRLNIQEPTRWTPATQHIQEQIELVKTLEEKGYTYRTSDGIYFDSLKFPRYADFAHLDVENLRKGSRIDMGEKHNATDFALWKFSPKDKKRAMEWDSPWGVGFPGWHIECSAMAMKYNGPTLDIHCGGTDHIRVHHTNEIAQSECANGVQFARFWMHGEFLRTASEEKLEDGTTETKFGKMSKSSGEFLTVSLLMDRGFNPLDYRFFAIGSHYRNYLNFTWEALEGAKEGLKSLHKKTDPLIGKATAITSDAAKAFQQEFKDAIGDDLNMPRALGIMNTMLKSEIDDGEKAALVADFDQIFGLKLDQPREEYAKKGANDGVDVTKIEALIAARKEARAAKNWAESDRIRDELAAMNVVIKDSKEGTTWEIRG, from the coding sequence ATGGCACTTCAATTCTACAACACTGCATCGCGCAAGAAAGAAGTATTCACTCTCCCGGAAGGCGTTCCCGCCGTGCGCATGTACTGTTGTGGCCCGACGGTGTACCACTTCGCCCACATCGGTAACCTCCGCACCTACATTTTCGAAGACTTTCTAGTCCGTACGCTCAAGTACTACGGCTACAAGGTGAATCACATCGTGAACATCACCGACGTGGGCCATTTGACCAGCGACGCGGACTCTGGCGACGACAAGATGGAAAAGGGCGCCGCCCGCGAAGGCAAGTCCGTCTGGGACATCGCGAAGTTCTACACCGACGCGTTTATGGCCGACTGGCACCGTTTAAACATCCAGGAACCGACCCGCTGGACGCCTGCCACGCAGCACATCCAGGAACAGATTGAACTGGTGAAGACCCTGGAAGAAAAGGGCTACACCTACCGCACCAGCGACGGCATCTACTTCGACAGCCTCAAGTTCCCGCGCTACGCGGACTTCGCTCACCTCGACGTGGAAAACCTCCGCAAGGGTAGCCGCATCGACATGGGCGAAAAGCACAACGCCACCGACTTCGCGCTGTGGAAGTTCAGTCCGAAGGACAAGAAGCGCGCCATGGAATGGGACAGCCCGTGGGGTGTCGGATTCCCCGGCTGGCACATCGAATGCTCCGCCATGGCCATGAAGTATAACGGCCCGACGCTTGACATTCACTGCGGCGGTACGGACCACATCCGCGTGCACCACACGAACGAAATCGCCCAGAGCGAATGCGCCAACGGCGTGCAGTTCGCCCGCTTCTGGATGCACGGTGAGTTCCTGCGCACCGCTAGCGAAGAAAAGCTGGAAGACGGCACCACCGAGACTAAGTTCGGCAAGATGAGCAAGTCCAGCGGCGAATTCCTGACAGTTTCGTTGTTGATGGACCGCGGCTTCAACCCGCTGGACTACCGTTTCTTCGCGATTGGCAGCCACTACCGCAACTACCTGAACTTCACGTGGGAAGCTTTGGAAGGCGCTAAGGAAGGCCTCAAGAGCTTGCACAAGAAGACGGATCCGCTGATCGGCAAGGCTACCGCGATTACGAGCGATGCCGCCAAGGCTTTCCAGCAGGAATTCAAGGACGCCATCGGCGACGACCTGAACATGCCGCGTGCGCTCGGTATCATGAACACGATGCTCAAGAGCGAAATCGACGACGGCGAAAAGGCCGCCCTCGTGGCCGACTTCGACCAGATTTTCGGCTTGAAACTCGACCAGCCTCGTGAAGAATACGCTAAGAAGGGCGCAAACGACGGCGTGGATGTCACGAAGATCGAAGCGCTGATTGCCGCCCGCAAGGAAGCCCGTGCCGCCAAGAATTGGGCCGAAAGTGACCGCATCCGCGACGAGCTCGCCGCCATGAACGTGGTCATCAAGGACAGTAAGGAAGGCACGACCTGGGAGATTAGGGGCTAG
- a CDS encoding ABC transporter permease, protein MILLSPIIWIGKVIVQGIASVGEIVCLLLSTLKQLPHVYKNPDLIVKQMISIGVSSLPLLFVTSIFTGMVATIMAEFEFHNLVSDKFVGTAACKMVLIELGPLLTAIVLAGRVGSAVAAELGSMKEKEELMAYTVLGLEPYRYLALPRFVAFITMIPCLTAISNALALIGGWIVCVLALDITTYTYYTGMQYLFDSMDLWAGIIKSFVFGTLIFALAYYNGVNAKPGARGVGLATMNVVVSSCLMILIADFALDAVMFF, encoded by the coding sequence ATGATCCTGCTCAGCCCTATCATTTGGATCGGTAAGGTCATTGTCCAGGGTATCGCCAGCGTCGGCGAGATCGTGTGCCTGCTGCTTTCGACCCTGAAGCAGCTGCCCCACGTGTACAAGAATCCGGACCTGATCGTGAAGCAGATGATTTCCATCGGCGTGTCGTCTTTGCCCCTGCTCTTTGTGACGTCAATCTTTACGGGCATGGTGGCTACCATCATGGCGGAGTTCGAGTTCCACAATCTGGTGTCGGACAAGTTCGTGGGGACTGCCGCCTGCAAGATGGTGCTGATTGAGCTTGGACCCCTGCTGACCGCTATCGTGTTGGCGGGCCGTGTAGGGAGCGCCGTGGCCGCAGAACTTGGCTCCATGAAGGAGAAAGAGGAACTGATGGCCTACACGGTGCTTGGGCTTGAGCCGTACCGCTATTTGGCCTTGCCCCGGTTTGTGGCCTTCATTACCATGATCCCTTGCCTTACCGCCATCTCCAACGCTCTCGCTTTGATTGGTGGCTGGATTGTGTGCGTGCTCGCCCTGGATATTACCACCTACACCTACTATACGGGTATGCAGTACCTGTTCGACTCCATGGATTTGTGGGCGGGTATTATCAAGTCCTTCGTGTTTGGAACCCTGATTTTTGCGCTGGCTTACTACAACGGAGTGAATGCGAAGCCTGGCGCCCGCGGCGTGGGCCTTGCTACCATGAACGTGGTGGTGTCCAGTTGCCTCATGATTTTGATTGCGGACTTTGCCCTGGATGCGGTGATGTTCTTCTAG